GCCCTCTCCGCGCCTCACAATAGTATCATTGTTCCAGACCAGCACTTCGACAACATAGTTATACTGGTCAGGCATTGTCAGGTTAACACTCCGGATGACTGTTGCTTCGGGTTTGATTTCTCCTGTCTGGATCCAGACCTTATCTGCAAGAAGCCCTGCATCCATCTCCCGGACCTTGACAAGGGTACGAAAATCAGAGCTGGTTTTCCTGCCCTCGTTTGTCATATAAATATCACTCTCAATGAGGACTTTCCCGTCTTCTACTTTCTTTACCCTGAAATCCATTTCGGAAATTTCAAGTCCTACATCCTGCACATCGGCAGGCAGAAAATCCAGGTTGTATACATTGATTTCTCCGCTACCCTTCTGGATATTCTCTTCAAAGAGAACGGAGCGTATATTGTAACCTCCGGTCTTGGGCAGGCTCAGGCTCTGGCTTACTGCTTTTGTTTCCTCTTTTTTCAGTTTCCCGAGCTCTGTTTTCTCCTGTACTTCGAGCAGCCCGCTCTCCCTGCTGTAAACCTTCAGAAGAAGAGAGGTATTTTTCTCTGTATCTCCATAGGATTTTTCTATGTATGTCGTGACATTGAGATCTACAAAAGAAGCCCCCGCATGGTCTGCTGAAATATCCATATCCTTGATGTTGTAGTAGCTTTCCTCTTCAAAACTCCGGACGCAGCCGCTTCCTGAAGTAAAAAGGAGGATAATGAACATAAAAAATAATATTTGGGTTGGTTTTATCCTCTGTTTTACCAAAGTCGGTCCTCCTCTTTATTAACTGTATTAAGGAGTATATGCTTTTTGTCTTTATGGACGGCTTTTCCTTTATCCTGGAGTTATTGGATTAAGATTATTAATATCAACAGTCAAATATTCAGATTAAGATTAGAATTCAGAATATCGGATCATAGAAAGTAATATTTATAGAAAAATTCTGCTTGCAATCGATGGCTCCGACAGCACCAGAAAAGCTGCAGATGCTGCGATATGCGATAGAACTCGCTCACCCGAGTGAAGCAAGAATTTACGCTGTATACGTTATCATAGATCAATTTATTCTTCGGTTCCTGAAAATCTGGAGTGAGAAGAGACAATGTACGACAGGTTCAGAGAACTTTCGGAAGAAGCAGTTTCTTACGTGGAAAAAACTACAAAAAATGCTGATTTGCATGCGAAATCTATTCTTTTTGAAAATTTCCTGAAAAAGAAGTTGCTGGTTTCGCAGAAAAGAAAGGAATATGTATATGATTGCAGGCTCTCCTGGAAAAAGCCGAAATTGATCGGTTCCTGCTTGGAGGAATTACGGAGAAAGTCATAAGGCAAGCAAAAGACGAAGTTCCGATTGTGCGCGCACTCTGCCCTTAAAGAAATCTAAATTCTGGATCATTTCCTGTTCATCGGGCTTCCGCAACGCTCACACTTTACCTGGATGCATGGAACTCCTGGTTGGTGTGGAGTTTCAAACCCGCACTGCAAACAGATGCAGGATCCACCTGGACCACCGGAAGCGTTTGCGTTCCTGCTCCTGCATCGTTCTTTGTCTTCGTTTTTCCTGCTTATCCCTGGGCCCTGACCTGCAGGACCGGTACCGTCTCCTCCTGGCATTTGTAAGTGTCTCCTCAGTAAGCTGACTTTTTCATTTAAAATCTGCACATGGATTTATATACATGTATCGACTTCCGAGAGGCAACTACCTGAAAGCAGGCTAAAAACGATTCTGGTCAGGTTTTAATTCATGCAGTCTGAAAAGCACCCAAAAATGTCAAGCAATCTGGAATTCAATATCGTAAAAAAAGGCTTCGATTGGCTTTCCATCCAGAAAATTGAGTCCGTAAAAGAACTTGCAAGTACAGTATCGGCTCATGCTATATGGGGACTCCCGAATCCATATATTACTCAATTGATCCGTAAAAAAGAAGGCGATTCATGGAACTCTTCAATAAGGGACACGGCAAGAGCCTGTTCAGCCCTTTCGGCTGAAGGGATCATACTCAGGGCACCGGAAAAGTGGCTGCTTTCCAGGAAAAAAGAAGGCTCATGGAACGAAGATGTTTACGATACTGCCTATAGTCTTGGAACTCTTGCAGATATGGAAGTTTCTGACAGGGAAGGGTGTAATTGGCTATACGAAAATTATGGTCCCGCTTGGGAACAGGTCGGCACCACTTCCCTCATAATCTCAGCCCTGAAAAAACAGGACAATCTGACAGAAAGCAGGGATTTTGAAGAATTTATCCGTCAAAGGGTTGAATGGATCCTTTCAAAAAGAAGAAAGGATGGAGGCTGGGAGCATATTTCCACAAGCAACCTGGTAATCCAGGCTCTCATCATTACAGGTTTCAAAAAGGAAGTTGAAGTTTCTGTTAAATGGTTGCTCGGAAAAGCCCATGAAAGCGGGGCCTGGGGAAACAAAGAAGACGATGTAAACGCAACTGCTCTAACTCTGAGCACACTAGGGATATATGAACGGTCCTGAGCAGAAAAATCTGGTCTGGAAAGCTTGCTTTATCTCTCTATCCGTATACTTTTTATTCCGGTATTTTCGCCTATCGCTCTCCTCCGAAATTTATATCTAATTTCTTTTTTTCAGGCTTTTACCACTACCTCTTTACAGGAAATCATTTTTCCAAAAACTATAAATAAGAACCCGGATTTGATCAGGTTTTCACCAATAAACATATATATTAAATAATATTATTTTATCTTATCAATTAAGATATCTATACAAAAAAAAACAACCTAGAGAATTTTTTATTCTATTTTGTCAAGGAGGAAACCTGATCATGTAGATCGAATGGACTCTAAATCCGTTCAGCCGGGTTAGATTCCCGGGGTTTCCGCCACGTTTCTGAATCCCGGAATGGCACTTGCATAACATTCCACTGAGATCCTTTATAGAATCAGGAAAGGTTTTCCAGAGTCTGTAAACTGTTTCTGTCTCCTGGGATATCCATCTCTTTTCCGGGTAGCTGTCAGCAATTGCTGACTCCACGCTTATGTTCTGTAAGTCGGGGTTCTGAATACTGTTCTTGGAAACTATCCGGGTTTTAGTTCACCGAGGGGTAACACTATGGATAAAAAACCACTAGACACTCTGATATCTGCAACCGGGCTCTGGATGTCCAGGACCGGAACAATTCATAAAATCAAGCACCACGAAGTCTCTCGAAGCAAGATATATATTGAAATGGCATGCGGAGATAGGCTTGTTGTAAACAACTCCAGGAGCAGCAGGACCGCAAGAGCGCTCAGGCACCACAAATACAAAAAGACCTGTAAACGCTGCAGGGTTTCGGACGAGGATATCAATAATTTCCTCACAAAGGCAAACGAAGCTCAGACGAGCGTAAAAGTCAAAGTAGTATCTGCTCCCACCAGAACTAAAAAAGCCATGCCAAAATCCGTTGCAAGAGCCCTAAAGCCTCTTGAAAATACAGCACCGGCACAGACTCTATCTCCAGAGTCTCAGGTTGCACCTGCATTATCAAAGGGAATGGCAAGCCCTGAGACCTCTGCATCCCCTGTTCAGGCGAGCACTCCTCCACTTACAAAGAGTCAGATTGACAGGCTTGAAGGACTGTTAAGTCCGAAGGATGAAATTTCCCTTGATTGCGGAAAGCCTTTCAGGGAACTGGAGTCCGAATTGCTCTCCCGGAGAAAAAAAGACATGCAGCAAATCTATGCAAAAGAACGGGAGAACTACCTGGGAAAACTCGAACGCGAAATTACAAAATTTTTTGTGGACAGGGGCTTTCTGGAAATCAAGTCCCCGATTCTGATTCCTGTGGAGTACATCGAAAGGATGGGCATTGACAGCGACAAAGAGCTTTCAAAGCAGATCTTCAGGGTAGATAAGAACTTCTGCTTAAGGCCCATGCTTGCCCCGAATCTTTACAACTACCTGCGCAAGCTCGATAGAGCTCTGCCTGACCCGATAAAGATCTTCGAGATCGGTCCCTGCTACAGGAAGGAATCCGACGGCAAAGAGCACCTGGAAGAATTTACCATGCTGAACTTCTGCCAGATGGGATCGGGCTGCACGCGGGAAAACCTTGAGAGTATAATCACGGACTTCCTGAACCACCTGGGAATTGACTTTGAGATCGTGGGTGATTCCTGTATGGTCTATGGGGATACCCTTGATGTCATGCACGGCGACCTTGAACTATCCTCTGCAGTTGTGGGTCCCATACCCCTTGACAGAGAATGGGGAATTGATAAGCCCTGGATAGGGGCAGGTTTCGGGCTTGAACGCCTGCTGAAGGTTATGCACGACTTCAAGAATATCAAGCGAGCCGCAAGATCCGAATCCTATTATAACGGGATTTCCACCAACCTGTGATTCGTGGCTTCCGTAAAAAAAGCGTCGGAAAACTCCTGAAACATCAGGAAAAGGAATCAGAACAGCAAAAATGGCGATAAATGACAGATTAACTGAAGATAAATGAAGGCCGTAAACCCGGAAACTTAAAATGGCAAACGAGTCAGGGAAGGTCTGTTATGAAAGAAATCTGAAAGGAAGGCTGTAAGGATGGAAAAAACTGAAAATCTATGAGAGGGTGAAATTTTGATCCAAAAAATGGCAACCGAGGAACTTGATAAGCTCGGAGAGAAAATCATTGAAGGCTTCGAATTGTCTGACGATGACCTCAGGTCTCTTCTCTCCCTTGAATCCGAAGAAGAACTGGAAAAGCTTTACTACGTAGCTCGAAGGGTCAGAGACCACTATTTCGGCAACAAAGTATTTCTGAACTGCTTCATCTATTTTTCAACTCATTGTAAAAATCAGTGCGCGTTTTGTTACTACAACTGTAAAAATGAGATCAATCGCTATCGTCTGACCGGGGAAGAGGTCAAAGAGATGTGCAAAGCCCTGAAAGGAGCAGGCTTTCATATGATCGACCTGACAATGGGGGAGGATCCTTATTACTATGATGATCCGGACCGCTTTGTTGAGCTTATCCGGATAGTAAAGGAAGAACTCGGGCTTCCAATAATGATTTCTCCGGGAGTGATAGATAACAACACCCTTCTTAAAGCCAGGGAAGAAGGGGCAAATTTCTTCGCCCTTTACCAGGAGACCTATGACCGCGAACTTTACGAAAAACTCAGGGTAGGACAATCCTTCGAAGGACGGTTTAACGCCCGCAGGTTTGCAAAAGAACAGGGGTACTGCGTGGAAGACGGAATTCTTACCGGCGTAGGAAACAATATCGAATCAACCATTATTTCTCTCAGGGGAATGAAATCAAACAACCCCGATATGGTAAGAGTTATGACCTTCCTGCCCCAGAAAGGTACTCCACTTGAGGATTTCAGGGATAGTTCAAAGCTTTCGGAACTGAAGATTATAGCAATTATCAGGCTCATGTTCCCTAAATGCCTTATCCCGGCTTCCCTTGACCTTGAAGGTATTGACGGTATGGTGCACCGCTTAAACGCCGGAGCAAATATCGTAACCTCTATTCTCCCTTCCGATTCCCGGTTAGAAGGAGTTGCCAATTACGACCGCGGCATGGAAGAGCGGGACAGGGATATTACAAGCGTTGTCAAAAGGCTGAAGGTCATGGGAATGGAACCTGCATCACAGACTGAATTTGAGAAAATCCTGGGGTGCTAGCCTGAAAACGATATGTCTTATAGGTGGGAAACTCCAGGGCTTCGAGGCTGCATATCTCTCTAAAAAAGCCGGAATGAAAGTGCTTGTAATAGACAGAAACCCGCAGGCTCTTATCAGAAACTATGCCGATGAGTTCCGATGTTTTGATGTAATAAAAGAGCCGGAAAAACTCCTCGAGATCTCAAAAAGTGTTGATGCCGTACTGCCGGTAAACGAAAACCTTGAGTGCATCGAGTTTTTGAGTACCATAAAAGAAAAATTCTCCTGCCCGATACTCTTCGATTTCGAAGCTTACTGGATTAGCAGGGACAAGAGAAAATCAAAAGAATACTTTGCGTCCATAGGAATCCCGACCCCCCAGGACAAACCATCCGAACCGCCTTATTTTGTAAAACCTCCCTGCGAAAGCAGTAGTGTGGGAGCAAGAATCATATACGACAGGGAAGAGCTGGAAAAACTTGAGCCTGGAATGCTGATCGAAGAATATGTGGAAGGGGAAGTGGTCTCCCTTGAAGTCATAGGAGATGGAAACCATTTTGCTGTGGTAAAGGAAACCCTTGTACATATCGACGAAACTTATGACTGCCATATGGTAACCCCGCTTCCTTTTGATCCTTCCTTCAGAGAGATATCTTATTCCCTTGCATCTAACCTGCCCTTAAAAGGAATAATGGACGTAGAAGCAATTTCCGGTACCAAGGGGCTGAAGGTTATCGAAATCGACGCCCGCTTCCCGAGCCAGACCCCGACTGCAGTCTATTATTCTTCCGGGGTTAATCTCATAGAACTTCTGTTCCGCGCCTTTACAGAAGGTATCGAGGAGATCAAAACTCTTCCAGAAGACAGGTACTGCATTTACGAACATCTCATGCTTGCAGAAAATGGAAACCTGATCCCTGTAGGCGAGCAGGTACTTTCAATGGGAAATGATTACGGCAGTTATTATGAAGAGCCCGGCATCGAGATTTTCCTGTGTAAAGGAGAAGACCCTGTATTCACCCTGGTTTTCTGGGGCAAAGACAGGGAAGAAGCCGAGGCTAAAAAGAGTAAAGGGCTCTCAATTCTAAAAGAACGCTTTGGAGCTGCTGTCTAAAGCAGAAAAATTTTAAACTTTTTAAAATGGAAAATAGAGGTAAAAAAATGGCACTTTTAACCCCAGAAGATCTTGAAAACATTAACAAGCAGCTTCAAGAGGCTGATTCCTCCGTCAGGAAAGTTACAGGGCTCGATATAAAAGGAATCTGTAAAGACTTCTACGGCACAACCCCATGCTGTGAGAAAGTAGGTATCGTACCTGTGACTTCGGGAAACGGGATTATAGGTAGCTTCTCGGCTTCCCTGCATGCAATTACCGGGTATTTCGGGTTTGACAGTTTCGTTACGGATATGCCTGATGTTAGCGGGTACTACGAGGCAGTGAGAAATGGAGCCCAAATAATCCTTATGGCAGATGACAATACTTTCCTTGCCCACAACCTGAAAAACGGAAAAATAGCAAACAACCAGCCCTGCACAGGAATAATCTATGCTGAAATAGCTTCCAGACACCTGAAAGCGGACTCAAAAGATGTTCTTGCCGTTGGCCTTGGTAAAGTAGGCTTTCCGGGAGCGGCACACTTCGTACATAAAGGATTCAGAGTTTATGGATACGATGCGGATAAAGCCCTTCTCGAAAAGACTGTTTCCAGTCTTGGAATCATTCCTTTTGATCCTGACAACCACAGTGACAATTTCAGAAAATTCTCCATTATTTTCGAGGCGACTCCCTGTGCGAATACAATTCCAGAATCTGTGATTTCGGAAAATTGTGTGATCTCTACACCGGGAATCCCCTGTGCAATTTCAAAGGAGTTGCAAAAGAAATATGGGGTCGAACTGATAATGGAACCCCTTGGCATAGGGACGGCATCCATGCTGTATTCCGTACTCTGAATAGAAAAGAAAACTCTGAGTCGAATGAATCAAAGGAAACACGCAGATTATATATACATAAGGCAGGGGGCAAGCTGCCCTCCTTGCCAGAAAAATCAGCAGTGCAAAAAAGGCAGCGCGAAAAAAACATCAAATCAGGATAGAAAATTAGTTCTTCACTGATCAGATAGTTCGTCTTGTTCAATATATCTATCCTTAGCTTCCTGGATTACCCTGATTGCTACTTCGAGATCTCTCCAGCCGTGAACCACCACGTTTTTGCGTTCTAAATTTTTATAAGTTTCAAAGAAGTGTGTAATTTCCTTTAATAAATGAGGAGGAACCTGTTCGATTGTCTCAATAAAATTCCATAGCGGATCCCTTTTTGGGACACAGAGTATTTTTTCATCTCTTCCTTTATCATCTTCCATATCAAGTAATGCAACTGGATGTACATCTATTACACATCCCGGAAACGTAGGCTCCCACATCAATACCATAGCATCTAAAGGGTCACCGTCAAGCGCGAGGGTATCCGGGAAAAAACCGTAATCACAGGGGTATACAATTGAAGAAAAAAGCATTCTGTCGAATTTAATGGCTTTCTTTTCCTTATCGTACTCATACTTATTCCGACTTCCTTGAGGAATTTCAATAAGTACACATTCAACTTGTCTTTCAGTCATATCAACACTTCCTATATTGACTCATCCCAAACCGATTAACTTCGTCATTGTTGCTAAACTTTTCGTTTAAAAGATCATTAAAGATTTCCTACTCATATCTATCTACATAGACAGTGATAAAATATATAAATTGTTAATATGGAGCCACAGACTTCAGGCAAATTCACAAAATAAACTGCACATTTAATAAAAATATAAGTTAAATGAAAAAGAAATAGTGGAACGATCCTCGGATTTTGATATGAGGATGTTCCCTGAAAAAAATTTATTTTGCTTTGATTTTGAGTTTTGTAACATCAATTGCATCTTCAGGGCAGACGCTAACACACCGGCGGCAGCTTGTACCCAGGCATTTCTGGCTGTCGTATTTTGCGACCCTTCTACCATCATCAGTTTCGATAATTTCGAGAGCATCTTCAGGACATTCTTCTACACACTTCTGGCAGTAGATGCATTTCTCCACAGGGACTTCAAGGATTATGCCTATTTCTTTCAGGATGGCAAGCCCTCCGGGTCCTACTTTCTCTATGTCCTTGCTGACCCGTTTTTCTATGTCAGCGTGTTCGAGAGTTTTCGGAAGTCTGGGCAGACCATAGAGGTCAAGCATCTGGTCATACATTTCGAGCGGCATACCCTGGGTCCAGTAGGAAAGTTCGCAGAGGTAGAAGTTGTTAAAAGTCTCACTGGTTGCCATCATCAGGTGGTCGGCAGTAATCTTTTTTGCAACCTCGATTACATCATTCAGCCTGGATCTGTTCAGTACAAGTTCCCGTGCAAGGGCAAGGGAGGTGTTTCCGAACTGAACTACTTTTTTTGCATAACCCGGAGCGGCGCCGAGCCTGCGGGCGTCTTCAGCGTCCACATAAGCTCCTGAGGCTCCCGACATGTATGCGTATTCAAGTTGTTCGTATTTAATCCCGGATTCCACTATGAGAGTCAGGTGAGCAGCACGAATCGCACCTATCGCTTTTCCTGCTTCTTCGACATCTGTCTCAGTAATTTCAATTCCGGGGCCCAGAATCAGTTTTCCATTTGGGAGTTTTGGAGGCTTTTCAATCAACCCACTTCTCAGAGCAAGGGCAAAAGCCGAAATTACTCCTGTCCCTGTAATGCCTGCAGCCTCACACCCGTTTACTTCTTTCATTTCGCCGGTTACAGGGTTAATAAAGTAAGCGTCCTGCTTTTCCATCTCCCTATCGAGCACCATAATTCTCCAGTATTCGCCCGCAGACTTTACATCACAGATTGCCCCTGGGCTTGCAAGCATACCCGAACTTATGCCCTGCCCTTCGATAGCAGGACCTGCAGCAGCACTTGCCGTTATTATCCGGTCACCGACTTTGAGAGCCATTTCTGCATTTGTCCCGTAATCGGTCACAAGAGCAGGTTCTGTCTGGACAAGGAAATCGGTTTCGAGCATCATGGCAAGGGCATCAGCCCCGATCTCGTGTTTGATTGCCGGAGGTACGATTATTTCACAGTTAGGAAGGTAGTCCCCGAAAAGCTCTGAGGCTGGAAATACACGAGCATCTCTTTTTACGTTCTGGACCCCGAGCATTTTCTGCTTGTTTTCCCCGGCATATGCGAGGTCCCTTATTTCGATATTCTGGAAAAGAGAAAGCTGGATAGGGTTTCCGCAGACTGCAAGCCTTTCTACTTTCGAAAGGTCTGCATCGAATTTAAGGAACATCCTCCTGATGGTCTCGATAATTACGCCGTGAGCCACATCCTCTCCTGTCGTTATTGCAAAGTCCAGGTGGTCCATAACATTTCCTCCTGGCAGGGGGTGGCCCATGGTTATTACTGTTTTTAAGGTTTCGTTTGTTTCAAGGTCGATAAGCTGGGCTCTAAAACCGCTGGTACCCAGGTCAAGTGCAATTCCGTACATTTTTTAGATCCTCCAGAAGTATCATTATCGAGGAGTCCCGGCACCATAGACTACTATGGAAACGAGTAATATGAAGAGTTTATGTTCCAGACACGGAGAGGAGACAATATTATTAGATATGAATTATGTAAAATAGAACTTATGAATTATATAAATTATTATTGGTAGAGTATCTGGCTATTTCAATTCTTCAAGTGAATTATTTCTTACAAATGTAACTTGCCATAAATCCGTCATATTTAATATATTCGATATAAAAACCCACACCTGTGAGCAGGCCCTCCATAACCCAATCCAGTGTTGAAAATTCTTCTTTTATGTGGATTTCCGTTTCTTCAGCAATTTTATCTCCAGTAGATTTTTTCAGATCAGTTATAATTTTAGCGAAATAGCTATCATAATTCTGAATAGAAGAAGGAAATACGACATCGTGTAAATAGAATTTTCCTTCTTCCTTTAACATTCCGTAAATTCTCCTCAAAGCTATCATTTTCCAATAGTCAGGAAGGTGGTGTAAAGCTAGCTGAGTGACAATTACATCAAACAACTCATCGTGATTTTCATATGTTAGAAACCCAGCATTATAAAATTGTATATTTGTTTTATTCTGACTTTCAGCCTTACTTCTTGCAAAGTTTATCATCATTTTCGAAACATCGATAGCTATAACCTGTTTACAGTGCGCCGAGATATTAAGGGCCAGTTCTCCTGTTCCTGTCCCAATTTCAAGAACTACATCACTTCTCTTTATTTTTATGAGTTCTCGGATGCGTTCAGATTCATTTTTAATATCTCTCAAGTTCTGCATACGTAAATCATAAGTTTTTACTTCGTCGATATTTGTATAATCGATTCCAGATTGTTTGAATTCATCATAATACCATCTTGGATATTGGCGCATATAAACTCCTCCGATCGGGAAAAGAGAAAACGACAGGTATGCTGGTTACTGCTTGAACCATATGATAAATACCGGTAAAGCAGGCTGATCGAAAAATATTAATATTTAAAAAAATCTACACCCAAACTGTATGCCTTTTCAAGATTTAACCTTTTCACAGAATCCTTTGTTTACCATTCCACACAGGATAAATAAAAACCATTGCATCCGATCTATGTATCTTTTCCTGTTCCGCTTTTACATCATCTGGAACCGGAGGCAATGCTTCCCTGCTCATTTCACGAATATACTGCTCAGGATCTAACTTACACTTAAAGTTAATAGAGTAAAGGTCCCCGATTTCAAAGGTATGACCTGATTCTTTCAAATCTTTTAAAAAATGAATGTAAATTTCCGTATCTAAAAACTATATATTCAAAAAATTAGATTGAAGACAGTACAAAATAAGGAATACAATACTTAAAAGTCAGAGAATAAAGTATCATACAAAGTCTAAAGTCCGGTAGAAGTTATTTCATTGCTAATAATTAATTTTACGAATGTTAAATTGTGCACGGAATTGCTGCGGTTGCCATTGGTTCAAAGTAACTGGCTTTCTTCAACCGAAGACGTAAACCCTCAGATATTTTAAGTTTTCTGCCCCGACACCATAAATAAAACAATTTTACTTGTTTTAAGAGAATTTTCAGCCGTTTCCGACTGATTAATTAATAAATTTTTATAATAAAATCTTTAATTAAGGAATAATAATACATATTTATTTATAGTATGGGTTTTTGAATTTAGGGCTGTCTATAGAACTTAGAGAGGGATTATAGATGACAGAATACACACCAAAAGAAAGATTATACCGTGCATTGAGGAAACAGCCAGTAGACAGAATGCCTGCTGTTTGTTTCACGCAGACTGCAACTGTCGAACAGATGGAAGCCTCCGGAGCTTACTGGCCTGAAGCCCATGCAGACGCAGAAAAAATGGCAACACTTGCGGAAGCTGGACACACAGTAATTGGCTTTGAGGCAGTTAGAGTTCCTTTTGACATAACGGCTGAAGCCGAACTTTTTGGCTGCGGAATAAAGGCTGGCGACCTGAAGCAGCAGCCGTCCGTGATAAAGCACAGCGTTAAGAACCTGGAAGATATGGACAAGATCAAGAACTACAACCTGAATGAAGGTAGAGTAGGCTTAATCCTTGAAGCTGTGAAGATCCTTTCCGAGAAATACGGAAAAGAACTCCCAGTCATAGGGTCTATGATCGGCCCCTTCTCCCTTGCACAGCACATCAACGGAGATGCCTGGTTCGGGAACCTTTTCACAGGTGAAGACATTGTCCCTGCACTTCTTGATTTCTGCTCGGATTTCAACGTAGCATACGCAAAAGCAATGGTTGAGAATGGAGCAGACACAATAGCAATTATTGACCCAACAGCAAGCTATGAGCTTATCGGCGGGGA
The genomic region above belongs to Methanosarcina horonobensis HB-1 = JCM 15518 and contains:
- a CDS encoding DUF5320 domain-containing protein — encoded protein: MPGGDGTGPAGQGPGISRKNEDKERCRSRNANASGGPGGSCICLQCGFETPHQPGVPCIQVKCERCGSPMNRK
- a CDS encoding DUF7490 domain-containing protein: MFIILLFTSGSGCVRSFEEESYYNIKDMDISADHAGASFVDLNVTTYIEKSYGDTEKNTSLLLKVYSRESGLLEVQEKTELGKLKKEETKAVSQSLSLPKTGGYNIRSVLFEENIQKGSGEINVYNLDFLPADVQDVGLEISEMDFRVKKVEDGKVLIESDIYMTNEGRKTSSDFRTLVKVREMDAGLLADKVWIQTGEIKPEATVIRSVNLTMPDQYNYVVEVLVWNNDTIVRRGEGYIQLSPEVEIKDKTASETKKIQTSEFEIVDQNEMASEEEYAEETGTPGFSLFLAAILLCSAAVLRRRFG
- the pylS gene encoding pyrrolysine--tRNA(Pyl) ligase; this translates as MDKKPLDTLISATGLWMSRTGTIHKIKHHEVSRSKIYIEMACGDRLVVNNSRSSRTARALRHHKYKKTCKRCRVSDEDINNFLTKANEAQTSVKVKVVSAPTRTKKAMPKSVARALKPLENTAPAQTLSPESQVAPALSKGMASPETSASPVQASTPPLTKSQIDRLEGLLSPKDEISLDCGKPFRELESELLSRRKKDMQQIYAKERENYLGKLEREITKFFVDRGFLEIKSPILIPVEYIERMGIDSDKELSKQIFRVDKNFCLRPMLAPNLYNYLRKLDRALPDPIKIFEIGPCYRKESDGKEHLEEFTMLNFCQMGSGCTRENLESIITDFLNHLGIDFEIVGDSCMVYGDTLDVMHGDLELSSAVVGPIPLDREWGIDKPWIGAGFGLERLLKVMHDFKNIKRAARSESYYNGISTNL
- a CDS encoding inorganic diphosphatase; its protein translation is MTERQVECVLIEIPQGSRNKYEYDKEKKAIKFDRMLFSSIVYPCDYGFFPDTLALDGDPLDAMVLMWEPTFPGCVIDVHPVALLDMEDDKGRDEKILCVPKRDPLWNFIETIEQVPPHLLKEITHFFETYKNLERKNVVVHGWRDLEVAIRVIQEAKDRYIEQDELSDQ
- the pylC gene encoding 3-methylornithine--L-lysine ligase PylC, which translates into the protein MRKSWGASLKTICLIGGKLQGFEAAYLSKKAGMKVLVIDRNPQALIRNYADEFRCFDVIKEPEKLLEISKSVDAVLPVNENLECIEFLSTIKEKFSCPILFDFEAYWISRDKRKSKEYFASIGIPTPQDKPSEPPYFVKPPCESSSVGARIIYDREELEKLEPGMLIEEYVEGEVVSLEVIGDGNHFAVVKETLVHIDETYDCHMVTPLPFDPSFREISYSLASNLPLKGIMDVEAISGTKGLKVIEIDARFPSQTPTAVYYSSGVNLIELLFRAFTEGIEEIKTLPEDRYCIYEHLMLAENGNLIPVGEQVLSMGNDYGSYYEEPGIEIFLCKGEDPVFTLVFWGKDREEAEAKKSKGLSILKERFGAAV
- the pylD gene encoding 3-methylornithyl-N6-L-lysine dehydrogenase PylD, with the translated sequence MALLTPEDLENINKQLQEADSSVRKVTGLDIKGICKDFYGTTPCCEKVGIVPVTSGNGIIGSFSASLHAITGYFGFDSFVTDMPDVSGYYEAVRNGAQIILMADDNTFLAHNLKNGKIANNQPCTGIIYAEIASRHLKADSKDVLAVGLGKVGFPGAAHFVHKGFRVYGYDADKALLEKTVSSLGIIPFDPDNHSDNFRKFSIIFEATPCANTIPESVISENCVISTPGIPCAISKELQKKYGVELIMEPLGIGTASMLYSVL
- the pylB gene encoding methylornithine synthase PylB, translating into MIQKMATEELDKLGEKIIEGFELSDDDLRSLLSLESEEELEKLYYVARRVRDHYFGNKVFLNCFIYFSTHCKNQCAFCYYNCKNEINRYRLTGEEVKEMCKALKGAGFHMIDLTMGEDPYYYDDPDRFVELIRIVKEELGLPIMISPGVIDNNTLLKAREEGANFFALYQETYDRELYEKLRVGQSFEGRFNARRFAKEQGYCVEDGILTGVGNNIESTIISLRGMKSNNPDMVRVMTFLPQKGTPLEDFRDSSKLSELKIIAIIRLMFPKCLIPASLDLEGIDGMVHRLNAGANIVTSILPSDSRLEGVANYDRGMEERDRDITSVVKRLKVMGMEPASQTEFEKILGC
- a CDS encoding methylamine methyltransferase corrinoid protein reductive activase; translated protein: MYGIALDLGTSGFRAQLIDLETNETLKTVITMGHPLPGGNVMDHLDFAITTGEDVAHGVIIETIRRMFLKFDADLSKVERLAVCGNPIQLSLFQNIEIRDLAYAGENKQKMLGVQNVKRDARVFPASELFGDYLPNCEIIVPPAIKHEIGADALAMMLETDFLVQTEPALVTDYGTNAEMALKVGDRIITASAAAGPAIEGQGISSGMLASPGAICDVKSAGEYWRIMVLDREMEKQDAYFINPVTGEMKEVNGCEAAGITGTGVISAFALALRSGLIEKPPKLPNGKLILGPGIEITETDVEEAGKAIGAIRAAHLTLIVESGIKYEQLEYAYMSGASGAYVDAEDARRLGAAPGYAKKVVQFGNTSLALARELVLNRSRLNDVIEVAKKITADHLMMATSETFNNFYLCELSYWTQGMPLEMYDQMLDLYGLPRLPKTLEHADIEKRVSKDIEKVGPGGLAILKEIGIILEVPVEKCIYCQKCVEECPEDALEIIETDDGRRVAKYDSQKCLGTSCRRCVSVCPEDAIDVTKLKIKAK
- a CDS encoding prenyltransferase/squalene oxidase repeat-containing protein, with the translated sequence MQSEKHPKMSSNLEFNIVKKGFDWLSIQKIESVKELASTVSAHAIWGLPNPYITQLIRKKEGDSWNSSIRDTARACSALSAEGIILRAPEKWLLSRKKEGSWNEDVYDTAYSLGTLADMEVSDREGCNWLYENYGPAWEQVGTTSLIISALKKQDNLTESRDFEEFIRQRVEWILSKRRKDGGWEHISTSNLVIQALIITGFKKEVEVSVKWLLGKAHESGAWGNKEDDVNATALTLSTLGIYERS